A stretch of Planococcus citri chromosome 5, ihPlaCitr1.1, whole genome shotgun sequence DNA encodes these proteins:
- the LOC135847285 gene encoding inhibitor of growth protein 5-like isoform X1: protein MTSASYLEHYLDSLENLPVELQRNFKLMRELDSRAQEIMKQIDKTGDDYLNNIKIISTEKKKEHINEIQKLFTKAKEYADDKVQLAIQTYELVDKHIRRLDSDLARFEAEIQDKAMSSSTRTQEEPPNPQKRGRKKLPDKDVKKKTNAEEEAAAKANKKKQKKGAVLNKATAVSSSKIVASAVESNFSSILPNVSHSTDAIDMPVDPNEPTYCLCNQVSYGEMIGCDNSDCPIEWFHFACVKLTTKPKGKWYCPKCIIDRKKK, encoded by the exons ATGACGTCAGCTTCATACCTGGAGCATTACCTGGATA GTTTAGAAAACCTACCCGTAGAATTACAGCGTAATTTTAAACTAATGAGAGAACTAGATTCTCGAGCTCaagaaataatgaaacaaaTCGACAAAACAGGAGACGATTATTTAAACAACATTAAAATCATCAGCACCGAAAAGAAGAAAGAACACATtaacgaaattcaaaaattattcactaaaGCCAAAGAATATGCAGATGATAAAGTGCAATTAGCCATTCAAACTTACGAATTG GTTGATAAACATATACGTAGACTAGACTCAGATCTGGCCAGATTCGAAGCCGAAATCCAAGATAAAGCTATGAGTAGCAGTACTAGAACTCAAGAAGAACCTCCAAATCCTCAAAAAC GAGGACGAAAGAAATTACCCGATAAAGAcgtgaaaaagaaaaccaacGCTGAAGAAGAAGCTGCAGCTAAAGCTaataaaaagaaacagaaaaaag GTGCTGTACTCAATAAAGCTACCGCTGTTTCTTCGAGCAAAATTGTCGCATCTGCGGTCGAATCGAATTTCAGTTCTATTTTGCCTAACGTTTCTCATTCTACTGATGCGATTGATATGCCAGTTGATCCAAATGAACCGACTTACTGTCTTTGTAATCAAGTATCTTATGGTGAAATGATCGGTTGTGATAATTCAGAC tgcCCTATCGAATGGTTTCATTTTGCTTGCGTTAAACTTACTACGAAACCAAAAGGAAAATGGTATTGTCCAAAATGTATTATTgatagaaaaaagaaatga
- the LOC135847285 gene encoding inhibitor of growth protein 5-like isoform X2, with protein sequence MTSASYLEHYLDSLENLPVELQRNFKLMRELDSRAQEIMKQIDKTGDDYLNNIKIISTEKKKEHINEIQKLFTKAKEYADDKVQLAIQTYELVDKHIRRLDSDLARFEAEIQDKAMSSSTRTQEEPPNPQKRGRKKLPDKDVKKKTNAEEEAAAKANKKKQKKATAVSSSKIVASAVESNFSSILPNVSHSTDAIDMPVDPNEPTYCLCNQVSYGEMIGCDNSDCPIEWFHFACVKLTTKPKGKWYCPKCIIDRKKK encoded by the exons ATGACGTCAGCTTCATACCTGGAGCATTACCTGGATA GTTTAGAAAACCTACCCGTAGAATTACAGCGTAATTTTAAACTAATGAGAGAACTAGATTCTCGAGCTCaagaaataatgaaacaaaTCGACAAAACAGGAGACGATTATTTAAACAACATTAAAATCATCAGCACCGAAAAGAAGAAAGAACACATtaacgaaattcaaaaattattcactaaaGCCAAAGAATATGCAGATGATAAAGTGCAATTAGCCATTCAAACTTACGAATTG GTTGATAAACATATACGTAGACTAGACTCAGATCTGGCCAGATTCGAAGCCGAAATCCAAGATAAAGCTATGAGTAGCAGTACTAGAACTCAAGAAGAACCTCCAAATCCTCAAAAAC GAGGACGAAAGAAATTACCCGATAAAGAcgtgaaaaagaaaaccaacGCTGAAGAAGAAGCTGCAGCTAAAGCTaataaaaagaaacagaaaaaag CTACCGCTGTTTCTTCGAGCAAAATTGTCGCATCTGCGGTCGAATCGAATTTCAGTTCTATTTTGCCTAACGTTTCTCATTCTACTGATGCGATTGATATGCCAGTTGATCCAAATGAACCGACTTACTGTCTTTGTAATCAAGTATCTTATGGTGAAATGATCGGTTGTGATAATTCAGAC tgcCCTATCGAATGGTTTCATTTTGCTTGCGTTAAACTTACTACGAAACCAAAAGGAAAATGGTATTGTCCAAAATGTATTATTgatagaaaaaagaaatga